The DNA segment GCTTCTGATAAATTTATCGTTAAGAAAAGAAATCAAAAGTAATAGAGGGAAAGAGGTCATGGAAAGATGGACCTTGGCCTCATAGTCCTCGGTTTATATAGATACCGAAGGGAGGATTAACAATGGGTAGATCACTTAAAAAGGGACCTTTTGTAGAAGTAAAACTTTTAAAGAGAATAGAAGAAATGAATGCGGCTGGCGACAAGAAAGTAATAAAGACTTGGTCAAGAGCATCGACTATATTCCCACAAATGGTTGGGCATACTATTGCAGTTTATGATGGAAGAAAGCACGTTCCTGTATATGTTACAGAGGATATGGTTGGACACAAATTAGGAGAATTTGCTCCAACTAGAACTTTCAGAGGACACGCTGGTGATGAGAAATCATCAAAAGTTAGAAGATAGATAAACGGAAGGAGGTTATCCAAGTGGAAGCTAGAGCTATAGCAAAATATGTACGTATATCTCCAAGAAAATTAAAGCCTATTACGGACATGGTTAGAGGCATGAATGCTGATGAGGCATTAGCAGTTTTAGAATATACACCAAGAGCTGGTGCTGCTGTACTTGCTAAGGTTATTAAGTCAGCTAAGGCAAATGCTGAGAATAACCACGAAATGGATGCAGATAAATTATATGTAGCTGCAGTTAACGCTAACCAAGGACCTACAATGAAGAGATGGAGAGCAGGTTCTATGGGACGTGGAATGAGAATATTAAAGAGAAGTAGTCACATAGATGTTGTATTAAAAGAAAGAGCTTAAAAAGGAGGGATAACGCATGGGTCAAAAGGTAAATCCAAACGGATTAAGAGTTGGAGTTATTAAGGACTGGGACTCAAAGTGGTATGCGGATAAGAAAAACTTTGCAGACCTTTTAATCGAAGATAACAAGATTCGTAAGTTTGTAAAAAACAAACTTTATACATCTGGAATTTCTAAAGTTGTAATCGAAAGAGCAGCTAATAACAAGGTTAAAGTAAATATTTTCACAGCTAAGCCGGGAATGGTTATCGGAAAAGGCGGTTCTGGAGTAGAAACTTTAAGAAAAGATATTGAGAAGTTAGTTAACAAGTCTAGCGAAGGAAAAACAGTTTTCATTAATGTTAACGAAGTAAGAAGATCAGAAAAAGATGCTCAATTAGTAGCAGAAAACGTAGCATTCTCATTAGAGAGAAGAGTATCTTTCAGAAGAGCTATGAAGCAAGCTATTCAAAGAGCTATGAGAGCTGGAGTACCAGGTATCAAGGTGATGGTATCAGGAAGACTTGGTGGAGCTGAAATGGCTAGAAATGAAATGTACCATGAAGGAAATGTTCCTCTACACACAATTAGAGCTAACATTGACTATGGATTTGCGGAAGCAAATACAACTTACGGAAAAATAGGTGTTAAAGTTTGGATAAATCATGGAGAAGTTCTTCCTCAAACTGCTGAAGAAGTAAAAGCACAAAGAAGAGCTAACAGAAGCAAAGACTTTAACAGAGACAATAGAAAGCCAAGAAATGACAAAAGAAATAACAGAAACGATAAAAGAAATAACTTCAAGAGAAGAGAAAATAACGGACAACAAAACAAGTAAATTTGAAGCTAGGGAAGGAGGATACAGACGATGTTAATGCCTAAAAGAGTTAAGCGTCGTAGAGTGCACAGAGGCAGAATGACAGGTGTTGCGCAAAGAGGTAATAAAGTAACATACGGTGATTTTGGAATAATGGCATTAGAACCGGCATGGATTACGTCAAGACAAATAGAAGCTGCCAGAGTTGCTATGACGAGATACATTAAAAGAGGGGGAAAAGTTTGGATTAAAATATTCCCTCATAAGCCAGTAACACAAAAACCTGCAGAAACTCGTATGGGTGCTGGTAAAGGTTCACCAGAATATTGGGTTGCAGTTGTAAAGCCAGGTAGAATTATGTTTGAATTAGCAGGAGTTCCAGAGGATACAGCTAGAGAAGCTATGAGACTTGCTATAAACAAATTACCTATAAAGTGTAAATTTGTGACACGTCAAGAATTGGAAAAGGGTGGTGAAGCTAATGAAAGCTAATAAGCTTCATGATATGACTGTACAAGAGTTAAATGGTAAGTTAATAGAGCTAAAAAATGAGTTATTTAACTTAAGATTCCAATTAGCTACAGGTCAATTAGAGAATCCTATGAAAGTTAAATCTGTTCGTAAGGAGATTGCTCGTACTAAGACCATCCTTAGAGAAAAAGAACTAAATATGGAAAAGTAATTATAGATAGTCGAAAGGAGGGCTTAACTCGTGGAAAGAAATAGAAGAAAGACTAGAGTAGGTCGTGTAGTAAGTGACAAGATGGAGAAAACTATCACTGTTGCAGTAGAAGATTTCGTACGTCACCCAATATACGGAAAAGCCGTTAAAAGAACTAAGAAGTTCAAAGCTCATGACGAAAATAACCAATGTAATATTGGAGATAGAGTAAGAATTATGGAAACTAGACCATTAAGCAAAGATAAGAGATGGAGATTAGTTGAAATTATGGAGAGAGCTAAGTAAGTTAAAAGCGGAGGGAGGTATACCATATGATACAACAAGAAACTCGCTTAAAAGTTGCAGATAACTCAGGTGCTAAGGAATTACTATGCATTAGAGTTTTAGGTGGATCAAAGCGTAAGTACGCTAACATAGGTGATGTAATTGTTTGTGCCGTTAAACATGCAACACCAGGCGGAGTTGTTAAAAAAGGTCAAGTAGTTAAGGCTGTAGTTGTTAGAACAGTAAGTGGAGCTAGAAGAAACGACGGAAGTTATATAAAATTTGATGAGAATGCAGCGGTTGTAATCAAAGAAGATAAGAACCCTGTAGGAACTCGTATTTTCGGACCGGTAGCAAGAGAGTTAAGAGAAAAAGATTTTATGAAAATCGTTTCACTTGCACCAGAAGTATTATAGTTCGAGGAGGTGTAATAGATGCACGTTAAAAAAGGTGATACAGTAGTTGTTATTACTGGAAAAGATAAAGGTAAAAAGGGAAAAGTATTAGAAGCTCTTCCTAAGAAAAGCAGAGTAATCGTTGAAGGTGTTAACATTCAAAAGAAACACCAAAAGCCAAATGCTAAGGTTCAGCAAGGTGGAATCATGGAACAACCTGGAGCAATTCACGTATCTAACGTAATGCTTTGGGATGAAAAGGCAAAAGCTCCTACAAGAGTAGGATTTAAAATAGAAAACGGAAAAAAAGTAAGAGTATCTAAAAAGTCCGGAGAGATTATATAATACTAAGTAGTTGAAGGGAGGTTAACGAGATGACAGCTAGATTAAAGGAAAAGTATAAAAATGAATCTACTAAAGCATTAATGGAGAAGTTCAACTACTCTAATGTTATGGAATTACCAAAAGTAGAAAAAATAGTAATCAACATGGGTTTAGGAGAAGCTAAAGACAACTCTAAGATTATGGAAGTTGCTGTAGAGGAATTAGCTACTATAGCGGGACAAAAGCCAGTTATAACTAGAGCTAAGAAATCTGTTGCCAACTTTAAAATTAGAGCAGGTATGCCAATTGGAGCGAAAGTAACTTTAAGAGGCCAAAAAATGTATGAGTTCATGGATAGATTATTCAATGTAGCGTTACCAAGACTTAGAGACTTCAAAGGTGTTAAGAAGAACGCATTTGATGGAAGAGGTAACTATGCATTAGGACTTAAGGAGCAATTAATATTCCCTGAAATAGAATATGATAAGGTTGATAAAGTAAGAGGAATGGACATTATATTTGTAACGACTGCCAACACTGATGAAGAATCTCGTGAGTTATTACAATCATTAGGAATGCCATTCGCTAAATAGTTAGGAGGGAACACTGTGGCTAGAAAAGCTCTTGTAGTTAAACAGCAAAGAAAGCAAAAGTACTCAACAAGAGAATACAATAGATGTAGAATATGCGGAAGACCACATGCTTATTTAAGAAAATTTGGTATTTGCCGTATTTGCTTTAGAGAATTAGCTTATAAAGGTGAAATACCAGGAGTAAGAAAAGCAAGCTGGTAGGAATATAGGGAAGGAGGTACACACCATGACTATGACAGATCCAATCGCGGATATGCTGACTCGTATTAGAAATGCTAACGTTGTTAAACATGATACTGTTGACG comes from the Anaeromicrobium sediminis genome and includes:
- the rpsS gene encoding 30S ribosomal protein S19, producing MGRSLKKGPFVEVKLLKRIEEMNAAGDKKVIKTWSRASTIFPQMVGHTIAVYDGRKHVPVYVTEDMVGHKLGEFAPTRTFRGHAGDEKSSKVRR
- the rplV gene encoding 50S ribosomal protein L22 produces the protein MEARAIAKYVRISPRKLKPITDMVRGMNADEALAVLEYTPRAGAAVLAKVIKSAKANAENNHEMDADKLYVAAVNANQGPTMKRWRAGSMGRGMRILKRSSHIDVVLKERA
- the rpsC gene encoding 30S ribosomal protein S3, giving the protein MGQKVNPNGLRVGVIKDWDSKWYADKKNFADLLIEDNKIRKFVKNKLYTSGISKVVIERAANNKVKVNIFTAKPGMVIGKGGSGVETLRKDIEKLVNKSSEGKTVFINVNEVRRSEKDAQLVAENVAFSLERRVSFRRAMKQAIQRAMRAGVPGIKVMVSGRLGGAEMARNEMYHEGNVPLHTIRANIDYGFAEANTTYGKIGVKVWINHGEVLPQTAEEVKAQRRANRSKDFNRDNRKPRNDKRNNRNDKRNNFKRRENNGQQNK
- the rplP gene encoding 50S ribosomal protein L16; amino-acid sequence: MLMPKRVKRRRVHRGRMTGVAQRGNKVTYGDFGIMALEPAWITSRQIEAARVAMTRYIKRGGKVWIKIFPHKPVTQKPAETRMGAGKGSPEYWVAVVKPGRIMFELAGVPEDTAREAMRLAINKLPIKCKFVTRQELEKGGEANES
- the rpmC gene encoding 50S ribosomal protein L29, with the translated sequence MKANKLHDMTVQELNGKLIELKNELFNLRFQLATGQLENPMKVKSVRKEIARTKTILREKELNMEK
- the rpsQ gene encoding 30S ribosomal protein S17; translated protein: MERNRRKTRVGRVVSDKMEKTITVAVEDFVRHPIYGKAVKRTKKFKAHDENNQCNIGDRVRIMETRPLSKDKRWRLVEIMERAK
- the rplN gene encoding 50S ribosomal protein L14, which gives rise to MIQQETRLKVADNSGAKELLCIRVLGGSKRKYANIGDVIVCAVKHATPGGVVKKGQVVKAVVVRTVSGARRNDGSYIKFDENAAVVIKEDKNPVGTRIFGPVARELREKDFMKIVSLAPEVL
- the rplX gene encoding 50S ribosomal protein L24, with the protein product MHVKKGDTVVVITGKDKGKKGKVLEALPKKSRVIVEGVNIQKKHQKPNAKVQQGGIMEQPGAIHVSNVMLWDEKAKAPTRVGFKIENGKKVRVSKKSGEII
- the rplE gene encoding 50S ribosomal protein L5; the protein is MTARLKEKYKNESTKALMEKFNYSNVMELPKVEKIVINMGLGEAKDNSKIMEVAVEELATIAGQKPVITRAKKSVANFKIRAGMPIGAKVTLRGQKMYEFMDRLFNVALPRLRDFKGVKKNAFDGRGNYALGLKEQLIFPEIEYDKVDKVRGMDIIFVTTANTDEESRELLQSLGMPFAK
- a CDS encoding type Z 30S ribosomal protein S14 gives rise to the protein MARKALVVKQQRKQKYSTREYNRCRICGRPHAYLRKFGICRICFRELAYKGEIPGVRKASW